A single window of Acetohalobium arabaticum DSM 5501 DNA harbors:
- a CDS encoding methyltetrahydrofolate cobalamin methyltransferase — protein sequence MIVIGELINTSREEVEPAVKNRNVDFIQELAKKQEEAGADYIDVNCGTLIKEEVEAMEWLVKTVQEVVDVPLCIDSPDPKALKKGLETCEKRPMINSITAEKERYEEILPLIQEYDAEIVALAMDESGMPEDDQDRINVATKLIDDLVADGVELEDIYLDPIIQPIGTDEEMGEYILAAIDEIITKYEDVHITCGLSNISHGLPKRQLLNQAFVVLAMSRGMDSAIMDPLDEKIMSLTIASDTLLGEDQYCANYIKAAKGDKLVI from the coding sequence ATGATAGTAATTGGAGAATTAATTAATACTAGTCGCGAAGAAGTAGAACCAGCAGTTAAAAATAGAAATGTAGACTTTATTCAAGAGTTAGCTAAAAAGCAGGAAGAAGCAGGTGCCGACTATATTGATGTTAATTGTGGAACATTAATTAAAGAAGAAGTAGAGGCAATGGAATGGTTAGTTAAGACGGTACAAGAAGTAGTAGATGTACCACTCTGTATAGATAGTCCTGATCCGAAAGCACTGAAAAAAGGTCTAGAAACTTGTGAAAAGAGACCTATGATTAACTCCATTACTGCTGAGAAAGAAAGATATGAAGAAATTCTACCACTAATTCAGGAGTATGATGCAGAAATCGTTGCTTTAGCTATGGATGAAAGCGGTATGCCAGAAGATGATCAAGATAGAATTAATGTAGCTACTAAATTAATTGATGACTTAGTAGCAGATGGAGTTGAATTAGAAGATATTTATCTTGATCCGATTATTCAGCCAATTGGAACTGATGAAGAAATGGGAGAATATATCCTAGCTGCTATTGATGAGATTATCACAAAGTATGAAGATGTACATATTACTTGTGGTTTAAGCAATATTTCCCATGGATTACCTAAAAGACAACTATTAAATCAGGCTTTTGTAGTTTTGGCGATGAGCAGAGGTATGGATAGTGCTATTATGGATCCATTAGATGAAAAAATCATGTCTTTAACGATAGCCTCTGATACTCTATTAGGTGAGGACCAGTATTGTGCTAATTATATTAAAGCGGCAAAGGGTGATAAGTTAG